A window of Alphaproteobacteria bacterium contains these coding sequences:
- a CDS encoding peptide deformylase, translating to MAIRSIAKMGHPILRQIAESVEDPTSPKIARLAEDMRETLEHIGASGIAAPQVFVSKRLVVYRMIAVRIPTGSSIEPVDWTVLVNPIITPLAEKTVPVWERCLSIPGLHGKVPRYPRVSLSYQTLSGSSVSVEAHSTWAALLQHECDHLDGRLYPSRMDDMSLLCFNDSPGALAEDAATQPDQLDPLFLDLVTHWPDRERWLATVAN from the coding sequence ATGGCTATTCGCAGCATCGCCAAAATGGGGCATCCGATCTTGCGCCAAATCGCCGAGTCGGTCGAGGATCCGACCAGCCCGAAAATAGCCCGGCTTGCCGAGGATATGCGCGAGACCTTGGAGCATATCGGCGCCAGCGGCATAGCGGCGCCGCAAGTCTTCGTAAGTAAGCGCTTGGTTGTCTATAGAATGATCGCAGTGAGAATCCCGACCGGATCTAGCATAGAGCCCGTTGACTGGACCGTATTGGTGAACCCGATAATCACTCCATTAGCCGAAAAAACAGTTCCGGTATGGGAGCGCTGTCTCTCGATTCCGGGTCTGCATGGTAAGGTGCCACGCTATCCGCGCGTCTCCCTGTCCTACCAAACACTCTCTGGCAGCAGCGTGAGCGTGGAAGCACATAGCACCTGGGCAGCCTTGTTGCAGCATGAGTGCGATCACCTCGACGGACGGCTTTATCCATCGCGCATGGACGACATGTCTTTGTTGTGCTTCAACGATTCTCCGGGCGCGTTGGCGGAGGATGCGGCGACCCAACCTGATCAATTGGACCCGCTTTTTCTCGATCTCGTGACGCACTGGCCCGATCGCGAGCGCTGGCTCGCAACCGTAGCCAATTAA